In the genome of Candidatus Kinetoplastibacterium desouzaii TCC079E, the window GATAGGATTTTCTGGAAGCCCTTGGACTCTTGCTTGTTATATGGTAGAGGGTAAAAGTAATACTGATTATAAAACTATAAAAACTATGTTGTATTCTAGACCAGATCTACTTAATAGAATTCTAGAGATAAATACTGAGTCTGTTATTAATTATTTGAATGCTCAAATAGATGCTGGTGTGCAGGCTATAATGTTATTTGATAGTTGGGGAGGTATATTGTCTGACGATGCTTTTAAAAGATTTTCGTTGATTTATAATCAGAAAATTTTTAATTCTATAAAGCAAAGACATGATGGAAAAAAAATACCAATTATTCATTTTACAAAAGGTGGTTCGATATGGATAAAAGATATTGCTGATTCTGGTTGTGATGCTATTAGTGTTGACTGGACATTAAATCTGAACAGTGCACGAAAGATAGTTAATGATTCTGTTGCGTTACAGGGTAATATGGATCCAATGGTATTGTTTGGTGATTATGATTCAATATTTAAGGAAGCAAGAAGAATTATTGATTCTTTTGGTATGGTTGGTGATTCTTCTGCTCATATATTTAATCTTGGGCATGGTATAAATAAAGACACACCATTTGAATTAGTTTTAGATCTTGTTAATGAAATACATGATTATAGTCGCAAATATCATGTTTAATTAATGAAACAATTATCATCTATAGCAAAATTTATACTTATACACAGGCATATTTATAATTTATATATTTTCTTTTGAACTAGGTAGAGTTTTTTTTTACCTAGTTCATTGTTTTTCCAGCAAAAAAAAATCATTAACAAAGAAAAATAATTAAATGTTTTTTTATATAGATATTTTTCCTAGAGATATTATTATTTTTTCCACAAAGTTATCCACAGGTTAAATTAGTGTGTTTGGAAGAAATAATCGTTTGATTTCTTTACTTCATTAATGTCACATTTTATCAAACTTAATTTATGCAAAATGACCAAACAGAGTTATTAAAGTCTTATTATTGGTTAAATGTAGCATTTCGTGTTCCTATGGGTGGTTTGTTCGAATATAAGAGTGAATCATTTATAAAATTAGGTTCCAGAGTTATAGTCCCATTTGGGAAAAGAACTATGATAGGTATTGTAGTTGATCATTTAATTTCGCCAACTATTGATCCTAAATATATTAAGAATATATTAGATGTTATAGATGATTTACCTTCATTAAATGAAGATTGGATAAGATTAATAAAATTTACTGCTGATTATTATCAAAGATCTATTGGAGATGTAGTTTATTCTGTTATACCATCACCATTGAGAACTATTTCTTCTTATAATGGTAAAAGATCCAAAGGAGGACCGGTTGTTCGAGCTTATGAAAGTAAATCAGGATTTAGCCCAAAAGAATATATTTACAGTAATCATAATTATGAGCTAGAAGAACAACAAAAAAGAGCTATAGAAATAATTGTTTCTTCATTGGGTGAATTTAAAACAATTTTAGTACATGGAGTTACAGGATCAGGAAAAACAGAGGTTTATTTAAGAAGTGCCTGTCATGTATTATCAATGGGTAAACAGGTCTTGTTTCTTGTCCCTGAAATAAATCTTACTCCTCAATTAGAAAATGCAGTGAGGTCACATTTTGCAAATATAATAAGCCCTGAAGAAATATTAGTAGTTCACAGTGGTATTTCAATGCAAAAGAGAGTACTTTCATGGGCAATGATGCAGCGTTCTCAGGTGAAGGTTGTACTAGGTACTCGAATGTCTATATTTTCTCCATTAAGTAATTTGGGTCTTATTGTTATAGATGAGGAACATGATATATCATATAAGCAACAAAGTAGATTAAGATATTCTGCAAGAGATGTGGCGATATGGAGAGCTAAAGATTTAGGGATTCCTATACTTTTAGGTTCAGCAACTCCTTCGTTAGAAACTTGGAATCATGTAAATAATAAGAAATATTTATTGGTATCTTTAGATAAAAGAATAAAAAACATATGTATGCCATCTATAAAACTAATCAATACAGCAAAGTTACCATATTCTACAGTTTTAACAAAAGAGTTGCAGGAGGCTATAGATCTTAGACTACAAAGAAAAGAACAATCTCTAATATTTATTAATAGAAGAGGTTATGCTCCTGTTTTTCATTGTTATGCATGTGGTTGGGTGAGTAGTTGTTCTAGATGTAGTGTATTTACTGTTTTACATGTTTTAAAGGATAGATCATATAGATTACAGTGTCATCATTGTGGGCTTCATAGTGCAATTCCAAGAACATGCCCTATTTGTGGTAATCAAGATTTAAAAGCAATGGGTTTAGGTACTCAGAGTGTAGAAGAAGAACTGTCTTTAGTTTTTCCACAAGCGAAAATATTAAGAATAGATTCTGATACAGCGAGAGGTTCTAGTGTTAAAGATTTATTATCTGATGTTAATAATGGAGAAATAGATATTTTAATTGGTACACAAATGCTCTCCAAGGGACATAACTTTACTAAAGTTAGTCTTGTGGGAGTAATAAATTCAGATTCTATGATTTTTTCACAAGATTTTCGAGCTTCAGAGCGTTTATTTGCTCAATTAATGCAAGTATCAGGTAGATCTGGCCGTTATAGCAATGGAGAAGTTATAATACAAACATCATTTCCAGATCATTCAGTATATCAGTCATTAGTAAGTAATGATTATATTGGATTTGCTAATAATCTTTTAAAAGAAAGAAAAAAGACTCTTTTGCCACCTTTTTCATTCCAGGCATTATTAACAGCTGAATCTAAGAATATTGAAACTTCAATAAAGTTTTTAGAGGAATCAAAATTTATTATAGAAGGCATTACATCAAAGAATCTTTCTTACAACAACAAAATTATTTGTTATGATCCATTGCCAGCAAGGGTTTTTAGGGTTGCTAATATTGAAAAGGCTCAACTATTAATAGAAGGTCATAGTAGACATATTTTATTATCTCTTTTGCGAAATTGGTTGTCCTTGTCGTCTATTTCTTTTAGAAAAAATAATAAAGTTAACTGGTCTATTGAGATTGATCCATTAGAAATTTAATTATAACAAAGTTGATTTCTTATTTTACGAGCTGCTTCAGGGAGTTCACTGGCTGTCATACCTATTGGACCATTATTATTGTTGGCTAAATATTCTGCTGCTGCTCCATGTAACCAAACTGCTCCTGGTAACGCTTGTTCTATACTTATAGATTGTGTTAGTAAACTACCTATCATACCTGCTAATACATCACCAGTTCCTGCTGATGCAAGTCCTGGATTGCCATTCTTACTTACTAAAATTTTATTCTCTGGACTACAGACTATTGTTCTATATCCTTTTAATATAGTCCATGAATTATATTTTTTGGTTAATTCTATAGCTGCTTGTATTCTATTTGATTGAATTTCTAATGTTGTGCATTTAAGAAGTCTAGCTGCTTCTTTTGGATGAGGAGTTATAATTAAAGTATTAGTAGATTCTTGTAGATTTAAATTATTTTGAGCTATTATATTCAATGCATCTGCATCTAAAACTATAAATTGGTTATTAATTTTATTTATAGCTTTATTTAATATATTTATTGATTGGTGATTTTTTCCCATACCACATCCTATAACCCAAGTGTGTATTCTTGTAATATCATCTACTTTCAATAGGTTATAAGCAGTTCTTAGCATTAATTCTGGTTGCATGAAGTCAATATTAAATGGGGTGGTGTTTTGTGTAAAACCTACTAAAACTTTACCAGCTCCAATTTTAATAGCAGCTCTAGCAGCCAATAATAATGATCCTTCCATGCCATTACTACCTCCAATGATACCTATTGTTCCATAATCTCCTTTGTGAGTATTCAAATTTCTTTTTTTTAATAATTCTGTAAGGTTTCTTATTTCTATATCATTTGTAATCATTTTTTATGGTTTAACTAGAGTAATAATATATAATAAATAAACATCTCTCGCAGCGCATCCGTAGTTTAATGGATAGAATAATAGCCTCCGAAGCTTTTGATACAGGTTCGACTCCTGTCGGATGCGCCACAATATTATTGGTTGATATTATTGATTACTAAATTTGTGTTTCTTTAAGAAACTCTTCGAAACTGCATGTTGAATTCTCTTCTAGAATTCTTTGTAATTCAAGAGATTTTATAGAGTTTAATTTATAGGATTCTAACAAATCATTATCAAGTGTATTGTTTATATTTTCTATATTGTGTTTCTTGCTTATATCAAGAGTATATTCATTGAGGCTCATTGAGTTTGTTTTTAGAGAGTTTATTATAGAATATGAAGGGGTTAGCTCAACATTATTCATTTTTCTGATTTGTTCATTTAAAGATTTATAATGTGGTTTATCATTATCATTTTTATCTAGTAAATTTGCAAAAGGTGTGATTTGTTCAATTATATTAATTCCCCATTCTTTTAATGAAATGGAGCTATTATTGTTTTTTAGAGTAAGACCAGGTTGTCTACCATAAACAGCTACTTTGGAAAAATTTTCATAATAATCATTACAGTCATCATTTGATGTGAAATAAGGACTGTCACTTAAAGCGCAGAATAATAAGAAAGCATCCATAAATAAACAGGTGTTTTTTGTTATTCCTAAGCTAGATGTTTGATCTATATCTAAACACCTAACTTCTATATATTCTATACCTCTTTTCTTGATGGCTTCTATTTGTTTTTCTGAGTTTATAACATTACATTTAGGTCTAATACTGGAGTAATACTCATTTTCTATTTGTAATATGTTAGCATTTAATTGTAGCCATTCTTTGTTTTTAATAATACCTATTTTTTCATATTCTGGCCATGGTGTATTTAAACCCCAATTGATTTTGTCAACAAATGAATCTAGAGTATTATAAGTAATTTTTAGATTTTCCTGAACAGAACTTTGATATCCTAATGAACTCATTCTTAAACTTGTAGCGTAAGGCATATATAGGGTGTCATGGTCCAATGTTTCTAATTTAACATCATGTTTTGATTTGAAAAAGGTTTTTGATATTGCTGGAGATGAGCCAAATAAATATAGAATTATCCAAGAATACCTTATAAAATTCCTAATTAGCCCTAAATATCTTTTTGATTTTATTGACTCTAGTTCTTCTGAGGATTTCCCATATATAAAAGACCAGAGTTCATGTTTTATTGAGAAATTGTAATGTAAGCCAGATATACATTGCATGGTTTTACCATAACGATTAGCTAGACCTTTGCGATATATGTGTTTAAATAGTCCTAAGTTTGAATTTCCATAGTCGGCTATAGGAATATTCTCTTCAGAGGGCATAAAAAGTGGAGGCATTGATTGATGCCATAATATTTCTTTTTCTAGTGAGTCGCATACGAAATAATGTGTATTTCTTAGTTCCTTTAATAAGGATTCTATAGAGTCATGTGTGTCTGTAATTAATTCTAAAAGAGCCTCGGAGTAATCGGTAGTGATTTTTTTATTTGTAAGAGCAGAACCTAGTTTATCAGGATGTTTTTTATTAGATAGTCTGCCATTAAAATCTACTCGTAAAGCTTCTCTTTCTATACCTCTTAGAATTCCTGTTGGTATATCTTTATACTCTTGAATTTTTTCTATATTATTTTTTAACACTTGTGGATTATATATTTTTTTTGAACTATACATTGTTTAGCTTATTTTTTATAGAGATTCTAAATTTATTTTTTATAAAATAATATAAAATAACCTATTGGTTAGGTGAAAATATTTCTCAATAATAGTATTACGTAAATACATGAAAAAAATTTTTATAAAGTTTTTCACCTGTAAATGATACTATATTTTTATCAATTAGAATAATTGTGTGTTTTTTAATTATTGAAAATTTTATTAAATATTAATTAGGTGAATTGCAATTAATATTCTTATATATAAATTCGATAATTATTTAGGAAAAATTATTTGTGTTGGACAATATTATTGTCTTATTAAGATTATCATGTTTATTTGAATAATTTAATTTATAATATGACTATGAATCATGTCAGATATAGTCTTACATATCGGCATATCTTGTTTATTAGAAAGGTTGTTTTTAAAGAGTAAGATATATATTTATTATGGTTTGGTTGTTTTTTTATTTAGTGTTTTTAGGATATTTTTATGTATTTAACAAGTCACAAATCTATTTTGTCGACGTTTGTCATATTTTTAAGTTTGTTAATTCTATTATTTTCTTTTGATGTAAATGCAAGGCGTTTAGGGAATGGTGGTTCTTATGGGAAACAATTCTCGAATATTGGTAAGATGCATAATAATTCTTTAATATCTCCGAGCATGAATAAACAAGATTCTTATAAAAGAACATATTCTAATAAATCTTCTAAAAATAATATTAATAAAAAGAAGAGTAATCAAAGTTTTTTGGGAATGATTTTAACTAGTCTTGGTCTTGCTTATTTGTTGTCACATTTTGGTTTTGTTGGAGTTTTTAATATATTGTTTTTTATGTTTCTTTTGTTAAGTTTATATATTTTTGCTTTTAAAATTGCTAGAAAGTATAGTTATCATGTGTCTAAAAATGATTATAAAGAAACTAATAATTATACTAGAAATAATATTAACAATAAATTTTCTAATATTACAGATGCTGAAATTTTATCTGAGTTTGATAATTCTAAATATAGAAATACTGATATTAATATAAGTAATTTTGATAAAGAAATTTTTTTAGAGAATGCTAAGAAAATATTTATTTATATACAAGAAAATTCAAATCAAAATAATTTTTCTCAATTAAAGGAATATTTAACAGAAGATTTATTGAAAGAACTTTATTCAGAGTTAATTAATACTGATGATGAAATTATAGTTGTAAATCTTTACGCTGATTTGTTGCAGTTATTTGAATCAGATGGTTTGTATATTGCTAGTGTATGTTTTTATGGATTAATAAAGACTAATAATAACTTCTCAGAGTTTGAGGAAGTATGGCATTTCCAAAAATATAATGAGGCAGGTTGGTTGTTATCAGGAATTCAACAGAAAACTTAGGAAGTTTTATACAATAACTTGATGAATTTGTAATATGTGCTTGCAAATTACGTAGCTGTAGAGATGCTTTATTAGTAATAATTTAATTAAAAATATATCAATAATATTTATAGAAGTGATGTAATGGTCCGTAACCATTACCAATGTTTAATCTGTTTGATTCTTCAATAGATTTAGTAAGAAATTCTTTTGCATGTATCGATGCGTTTAATACACTTTCTCCTTTTGCTAATAAGGCTGTTAATGCTGCAGATAATGTACAGCCAGTACCATGAGTGTTATTAGTTATTATTTTATTGCCAAATATTTCTGTCATGTTTATACCATCAAAGATGATATCAACCATTTCATTGCCTGGTAAATGTCCTCCTTTAAGGATTACCCATTTATTTGTATCAGAAGACTTTATTGTCATTTTATTATGTAATTTTTTTACAGTTTGTCTCATCTCCGTTATATTTTCAGCTGGTCTTTCTTTTATAATGGATGCAGCCTCCGGTAAGTTTGGTGTGATTATTGTAGCCATAGGAATTAGGTATTCTATTAGTGTTTCTGTTGATTCATGTTCTAATAAATAATTTCCATGTTTTGAAATCATAACTGTGTCTAGTATTATATGAGAAGGTTTCCATTTTAAGAGACTTTCTCCTACTTCTATAACAATATCCGACTTTCCTAACATTCCTATTTTTACAGCTTTAATTTTAATATCGTTAAATATAGTGTCTATTTGTTTAGCTATGAATCCTTTAGGCATATATTCTATACCGTAGACACCATTAGTATTCTGGGCAGTGACTGCAGTTAATACAGCACAGGCATAAACACCTAAGGAGCTCATGGTTTTCACATCTGCGAGAGTGCCGGCTCCGGCAGATGTATCAAATCCAGCAATACTTAATGCATTAACTATACTAGATATATTATTATTCATGACATTAATTAATTTTTGGATTGTATTAGTCCTTCTTCAGGAGAGCTAGGAGAGCTTGTGTATATTTTTTTAGGCATACGTCTTGCTAAAAATGCTTCTCGTCCAGATTCTACTGCTTTACACATTGCACTTGCCATTAAAATTGGATTGCCTGCACAAGCTATAGCTGTATTCATTAATATTCCATCACATCCTAGTTCCATAGCTATAGAAGCATCTGAAGCTGTGCCTACTCCAGCATCTACTAGTACTGGTATTTTTACGCTGTCTATAATTAGTTGTATATTCCATGGATTTAATATTCCCATGCCAGAACCAATAAGAGAGGCTAGTGGCATTACTGCAACCACTCCTATATCTTCTAAAATACGACATTGTATTGGATCATCAGTACAATAAGCCATTACATCAAAACCATCTTTAACTAAAATTTCTGCGGCTTTAATAGTTTCTGGCATATTAGGGAATAAAGTATTCTTATCTCCTAAAACTTCGAGTTTTATTAAATTATGACCGTTAAGTAATTCTCTTGCTAACCTTAAAGTTCTAATAGCATCTTCTGCATTATAGCAACCAGCTGTATTTGGTAATATTGTGAATTGAGATGGTGAAAGAAAATCTAATAAGTTTGGGGCATTCTTATCCTGACCTATATTAGTTCTTCTTATTGCAACTGTGACAATTTCAGCTTTGCTTGTAACTATTGCTTGTTTGGTTTGCTCAAAATCTTTATATTTCCCTGTTCCCACAAGTAACCTTGAAGAAAAACTTCTTCCTGCTATGTAAAAAGTATCTTTATGAGTCATAATAATTTTCAATTAAATTTGAAGTTTAATAATTAATACATTAATTATACCAATGCTAGTATATATGATATATCATAATCTATATGGTTATGTGGTTTTATTTAATATAATAATCTTTGTGTTATATATTTTCTTAGAATATTATATCATTTGGGGATTTTTATAGTGCTTAAATTGGGTATTACCGGAGGTATAGGGTCAGGGAAGAGTATAGTTTCTAATTATTTAGAAACTCTAGGTGTTTCTGTAATAGACACTGATAAAATCTCTAAAGAATTAACGTCTTCTGATGGTGATGCTATAGAACAAATAAAAATGTCTTTTGGTCTAGACTCTATAAACAAAGATGGATCTTTGAATAGATTATGGATGAGAAATAGAATATTTTTATCGTATACAGAGAGATTAAAACTTGAGGCTATTTTACATCCACTTATTATTGAAAGAGCAACTATAAGAGCTAAGAATTCTTTAGGTCCTTATATCGTCTTTGTGGTTCCTTTACTTGTTGAATCTAAGATGTGGATTGAGAAAGTTGATCGCATATGCATAGTTGATTGTGAGATTAATGATCAAATTTCTAGAGTTAGAGAACGTGATAATATTAGCATCGACTTTATTAAAATTATAATAGATGCTCAGATTTCTAGAGATATAAGATTAAGTTATGCTGATGATATTATATATAATGGCAGAGAAATAACCAGAGATGAGTTATATAAGCAAGTGTTAGTTAAACATGAGAATTGGTGTTTATTGTCTAAGAGATTCGAATAATATTCTATTTCTAACTTAGATTATTTATTTTTTATTTATTGACAAATAGGTTTTTATATATTGTGATTTTTTTCGAATATCCATTTAATGAACATATAAGGGCATATTTGCGCTTGGAGTATTTGCTTGATAGATTCATTTTTTCTATGAATAGCAATGATGTTAGATTACATCAGGTAGCTGTTTCTACATTTTTTGATATTATTGATCTTGTAGAAAGATCTGATGTAAAAGGAGCTATTTTACAAGATTTAGAGAAACAACGTTTATTCCTTCTAAATTTTCGTGAGCGTAGTGGTGTTGATCAGAAATCTCTTGAATTGGCATTGGTGGAAATAAAGAAAATTAGTTCTAATTTAGCAACATCTCCTAAGCCTGGTAATATTTTAAGAGAAAATGAATGGCTTAATAGTGTTAAGAGTAAATTATTGGTTTATGGTTGTGCGGCTCAATCTGATATGCCATCTTATCATTTCTGGCAATATAAGACTGAGAAAGAGAGAAGAGAAGACTTATTTAGATGGTTCTCTTATATTCAACCACTATCAGAATCTTTAAAGATTGCCCTAATCTTATTGAGAGATTCTGGAAGTTTTTTTGATTGTTTGGCTGTAGATGGAGCTTATAAAGAAATGCTGGGTGGCAAGATTTACCAGTTGCTAAGAATAGGTGTGGATTACAAAATAGGTGTGTTTCCTGAGATGAGTGCTAATAAACATATGGTATGGGTAAGATTCTTTTTCCAGGATGAGAATTTTAAAGCAAAATCAGTTATTGATAATGTAAACTTTAGTATGTCTTTATGTAAGTAGGTTATATAAAAAATCTAATTCCGGCTATTCCATGTGCTCCGTTCTGGTAAGCTGTTTCTCTATTTTGTTCTGATTGTCCTCCTAGGGAAAAAACCGGTATTCTGGAATTCATAATTTCATTTTTGAAATTATCCCATCCTATACCTGGATCATTCGGGTGCGATAAGGTTGGCAAGACAGGACCTAAGACAGCAAAATCAGCATTTATATGGGAGTATGCATATTCTAAATCATTAGAATTATGAGCTGATACTCCTATTAGACTGTTTTGTTTAATAAACTTAGGTTTGTGAGAATACTTTTTCATATCTATTGAGCGTAGATGTACACCATTTGCTTCCGCCCACCAAGATTCAGGGTGAACACTATTTATAAGTAATTTTACTTTATGTTGTTTACAAATAGATAATATTTTTCTCATTATTGCTAATAAAGAATCAGAGAATGGTCCTTCATTCCAATTTGGTTCTCTGAATTGTATTAGACTTATTCCATTATTAATGGCTATATTAAGTCTATTTAAAAAATCTTTTACGTGTTCTTTTGAATTTATCGAAGTTATTGCATATGTGTTTGGTATCTTAAAACAGCGTAAGACATGGAAAGTTGTTGGTAATAAGTTATATTTATGTGTGATAGAGTCTATATTTGCCCATGTGATTAGTTGTTTTTCACGTCCATAAGCAGTTCCATCCCACTCTACTACTCTATAGAAAAATAGATCATATTTGATTTTTTGTTTTTGATATGTTTGTTTTATCCAAGGATAGAATTTAGTGACTTTTATTCCTAATTCTTCTTCAAGCTCACGATGCAATGCATCAGAGGTAGTTTCTTGTCCTTCAACTTTTCCTCCTGGCAATCCCCAAAGCACAGGCATTAATTCATTTTTAGGGCGTTGAGCTATTAGCAATTCATTATGATTATTGAGTATAACTCCGATAGATACTTTTATTATTTTATCTGTCATGTTGTGCTATCCAATGTCTTGCAAATTGATGAGCTATCCTGCCAGAACGAGATCCTCTTTCTAAGGCCCATTGTATGGCCTCATTTCGGAATTCATTTCTATTATCGATATTTGTTCCTCTTATTTTATTAATCCAAAAACTTACTATACTTAAATAAGTTTCTTGATTGAAAGGATAAAAAGATATCCAAATTCCAAATCTTTCAGATAAAGAAATTTTTTCTTCTACTCTTTCTCCTGGATGAATATCTCCATTCTCTTCAATGGTTTTTTGCAAATTATCATTAAAATTTTCTGGTATTAAATGTCTTCTATTTGAAGTTGCATATATAAGAATGTTAGTACCTGTTGATGATATTGATCCATCCAGTATGGATTTTAATTCTTTATACCCAGATTCTCCTTCTTCAAAAGACAGATCGTCACAAAAAATAATAAATTTTTCTGGTCTATCTGCGATAATTTCTACTATGCTAAACAAGTCATTTAGATCTGATTTTTCGATTTCTATTAATCTAAGACCATCACTATGATATTTATCTAGCATTGCTTTTACTAAGGAACTTTTTCCTGTTCCTCTAGCCCCAGTCATTAAAACATTGTTAGCTGGTTTTCCTTTGATAAACTGAAAAGTATTATTGTCAATAATATTTTTTTGCCTAGATATATTGTGTAAATCATTTATGTCAATTTTTGAGATATTGTAAATTGGATGTAAATACCCTTGTGTTCCTTGTTTTCTCCACTTGTATGCATGTGCTTTCCAATCATTATCTATTGGTACAGGTGGAAGCCAAGCACTTAATTGATTAAGAACTTTTTCTGTAAGAGAGTATAACTTTATAATATCAAAGGATTCCATTATCATTCTCCTGATTATGATCTATATTCTGCATTAATGGTGACGTATTCATGTGATAAATCACAAGTGTATATGGTTTCATTAATATTACCAGTTCCGATAAAGACTTTGATTCTTATTTCTGTTTGTTGTAAAACATTTTTGCCATCTTCTTCTTTGTAATCAGGATTTATGGCTCCATTTTTAACAATTAGTACTTCATTAAGCCAAATATATAGATCCTCGATTTTTATTTTTGCTTTTGAGTAGCCAATAGCTGCTAATATACGTCCTATGTTAGGATCAGAAGCATAGAATGCTGTTTTTACTAGAGGAGAATGAGCAATTGAGTATGCTACTTTAAGAGCTTCTTCTGTGTTATTAGCCTGTACAATATCTATTGTAATAAATTTTGTTGC includes:
- the hemE gene encoding uroporphyrinogen decarboxylase, coding for MLRNEVFINALLRKPVSYTPVWFMRQAGRYLPEYRKIRAKAGSFMNLVTNPYYACEITLQPLERYPLDAAILFSDILTVPHAMGLGLNFIEGKGPEFSFPLNTEISISKLQVPNIEELNYVFDAVKLVIKELDGKVPLIGFSGSPWTLACYMVEGKSNTDYKTIKTMLYSRPDLLNRILEINTESVINYLNAQIDAGVQAIMLFDSWGGILSDDAFKRFSLIYNQKIFNSIKQRHDGKKIPIIHFTKGGSIWIKDIADSGCDAISVDWTLNLNSARKIVNDSVALQGNMDPMVLFGDYDSIFKEARRIIDSFGMVGDSSAHIFNLGHGINKDTPFELVLDLVNEIHDYSRKYHV
- the priA gene encoding replication restart helicase PriA is translated as MQNDQTELLKSYYWLNVAFRVPMGGLFEYKSESFIKLGSRVIVPFGKRTMIGIVVDHLISPTIDPKYIKNILDVIDDLPSLNEDWIRLIKFTADYYQRSIGDVVYSVIPSPLRTISSYNGKRSKGGPVVRAYESKSGFSPKEYIYSNHNYELEEQQKRAIEIIVSSLGEFKTILVHGVTGSGKTEVYLRSACHVLSMGKQVLFLVPEINLTPQLENAVRSHFANIISPEEILVVHSGISMQKRVLSWAMMQRSQVKVVLGTRMSIFSPLSNLGLIVIDEEHDISYKQQSRLRYSARDVAIWRAKDLGIPILLGSATPSLETWNHVNNKKYLLVSLDKRIKNICMPSIKLINTAKLPYSTVLTKELQEAIDLRLQRKEQSLIFINRRGYAPVFHCYACGWVSSCSRCSVFTVLHVLKDRSYRLQCHHCGLHSAIPRTCPICGNQDLKAMGLGTQSVEEELSLVFPQAKILRIDSDTARGSSVKDLLSDVNNGEIDILIGTQMLSKGHNFTKVSLVGVINSDSMIFSQDFRASERLFAQLMQVSGRSGRYSNGEVIIQTSFPDHSVYQSLVSNDYIGFANNLLKERKKTLLPPFSFQALLTAESKNIETSIKFLEESKFIIEGITSKNLSYNNKIICYDPLPARVFRVANIEKAQLLIEGHSRHILLSLLRNWLSLSSISFRKNNKVNWSIEIDPLEI
- a CDS encoding NAD(P)H-hydrate dehydratase, translated to MITNDIEIRNLTELLKKRNLNTHKGDYGTIGIIGGSNGMEGSLLLAARAAIKIGAGKVLVGFTQNTTPFNIDFMQPELMLRTAYNLLKVDDITRIHTWVIGCGMGKNHQSINILNKAINKINNQFIVLDADALNIIAQNNLNLQESTNTLIITPHPKEAARLLKCTTLEIQSNRIQAAIELTKKYNSWTILKGYRTIVCSPENKILVSKNGNPGLASAGTGDVLAGMIGSLLTQSISIEQALPGAVWLHGAAAEYLANNNNGPIGMTASELPEAARKIRNQLCYN
- the gshA gene encoding glutamate--cysteine ligase, with product MYSSKKIYNPQVLKNNIEKIQEYKDIPTGILRGIEREALRVDFNGRLSNKKHPDKLGSALTNKKITTDYSEALLELITDTHDSIESLLKELRNTHYFVCDSLEKEILWHQSMPPLFMPSEENIPIADYGNSNLGLFKHIYRKGLANRYGKTMQCISGLHYNFSIKHELWSFIYGKSSEELESIKSKRYLGLIRNFIRYSWIILYLFGSSPAISKTFFKSKHDVKLETLDHDTLYMPYATSLRMSSLGYQSSVQENLKITYNTLDSFVDKINWGLNTPWPEYEKIGIIKNKEWLQLNANILQIENEYYSSIRPKCNVINSEKQIEAIKKRGIEYIEVRCLDIDQTSSLGITKNTCLFMDAFLLFCALSDSPYFTSNDDCNDYYENFSKVAVYGRQPGLTLKNNNSSISLKEWGINIIEQITPFANLLDKNDNDKPHYKSLNEQIRKMNNVELTPSYSIINSLKTNSMSLNEYTLDISKKHNIENINNTLDNDLLESYKLNSIKSLELQRILEENSTCSFEEFLKETQI
- a CDS encoding Tim44 domain-containing protein, with amino-acid sequence MYLTSHKSILSTFVIFLSLLILLFSFDVNARRLGNGGSYGKQFSNIGKMHNNSLISPSMNKQDSYKRTYSNKSSKNNINKKKSNQSFLGMILTSLGLAYLLSHFGFVGVFNILFFMFLLLSLYIFAFKIARKYSYHVSKNDYKETNNYTRNNINNKFSNITDAEILSEFDNSKYRNTDINISNFDKEIFLENAKKIFIYIQENSNQNNFSQLKEYLTEDLLKELYSELINTDDEIIVVNLYADLLQLFESDGLYIASVCFYGLIKTNNNFSEFEEVWHFQKYNEAGWLLSGIQQKT
- the thiD gene encoding bifunctional hydroxymethylpyrimidine kinase/phosphomethylpyrimidine kinase translates to MNNNISSIVNALSIAGFDTSAGAGTLADVKTMSSLGVYACAVLTAVTAQNTNGVYGIEYMPKGFIAKQIDTIFNDIKIKAVKIGMLGKSDIVIEVGESLLKWKPSHIILDTVMISKHGNYLLEHESTETLIEYLIPMATIITPNLPEAASIIKERPAENITEMRQTVKKLHNKMTIKSSDTNKWVILKGGHLPGNEMVDIIFDGINMTEIFGNKIITNNTHGTGCTLSAALTALLAKGESVLNASIHAKEFLTKSIEESNRLNIGNGYGPLHHFYKYY
- a CDS encoding thiazole synthase → MTHKDTFYIAGRSFSSRLLVGTGKYKDFEQTKQAIVTSKAEIVTVAIRRTNIGQDKNAPNLLDFLSPSQFTILPNTAGCYNAEDAIRTLRLARELLNGHNLIKLEVLGDKNTLFPNMPETIKAAEILVKDGFDVMAYCTDDPIQCRILEDIGVVAVMPLASLIGSGMGILNPWNIQLIIDSVKIPVLVDAGVGTASDASIAMELGCDGILMNTAIACAGNPILMASAMCKAVESGREAFLARRMPKKIYTSSPSSPEEGLIQSKN
- the coaE gene encoding dephospho-CoA kinase (Dephospho-CoA kinase (CoaE) performs the final step in coenzyme A biosynthesis.), whose translation is MLKLGITGGIGSGKSIVSNYLETLGVSVIDTDKISKELTSSDGDAIEQIKMSFGLDSINKDGSLNRLWMRNRIFLSYTERLKLEAILHPLIIERATIRAKNSLGPYIVFVVPLLVESKMWIEKVDRICIVDCEINDQISRVRERDNISIDFIKIIIDAQISRDIRLSYADDIIYNGREITRDELYKQVLVKHENWCLLSKRFE